One Solanum pennellii chromosome 9, SPENNV200 DNA segment encodes these proteins:
- the LOC107030325 gene encoding uncharacterized protein LOC107030325, translated as MKNLRRLPHIFNYFLELSFRSNEDVAVEEKEGFFRFMAKIKLEGAGDGQVRTLEVEIHPAGVRKIVVRKGNAAGEDEHELNVDTYWRYRLTASTMSELAAVVFVDGELIVMVPKYD; from the coding sequence ATGAAGAATCTCCGGAGACTTCCTCACATATTTAACTACTTTCTGGAATTGTCGTTCCGTTCTAATGAAGATGTGGCGGTGGAAGAGAAGGAAGGATTCTTCCGTTTCATGGCAAAAATCAAACTAGAAGGAGCTGGGGATGGACAAGTGAGAACACTGGAAGTAGAGATTCATCCTGCAGGGGTAAGGAAGATCGTTGTGAGAAAGGGAAATGCAGCCGGGGAAGATGAGCATGAATTGAATGTGGATACATATTGGAGGTACAGATTGACTGCTTCGACTATGTCGGAGCTGGCCGCGGTGGTATTTGTGGATGGAGAGCTGATAGTGATGGTGCCCAAGTATGACTAA